One window of the Pseudomonas lurida genome contains the following:
- a CDS encoding pyridoxal phosphate-dependent aminotransferase, protein MITSKLPNVGTTIFTTMSQLAAETGALNLSQGFPDFNGPQGLLDAVGKHIALGHNQYAPMTGLPVLRQQVAAKIARSYGATVNADSEVTITPGATEAIFCAIQAVIRHGDEVIVFDPCYDSYEPSVELAGGRCVHVQLSLDGFALDFEKVKAALSPRTRMIILNSPHNPTGALISRAELDQLAELIRDRDIYLVSDEVYEHLVFDGVPHVSVLAHEELYRRAFVVSSFGKTYHVTGWKTGYVVAPPALTAELRKVHQYVNFCGVTPLQHALADFMAEHPEHVEALPAFYQAKRDLFCDLLAPSRFSFTRVTGTYFQLVDYSRIRPDLDDVAMSLWMTREHGVATIPVSVFYQTPPQGQRLVRLCFAKREETLQQAAEKLCVI, encoded by the coding sequence ATGATCACCAGCAAGCTGCCGAATGTCGGCACAACGATTTTCACCACCATGTCGCAACTTGCCGCTGAAACCGGCGCACTCAACCTGTCCCAGGGCTTCCCGGACTTCAATGGCCCCCAGGGTTTGCTCGATGCAGTGGGCAAGCATATTGCCCTCGGTCACAACCAATATGCGCCTATGACCGGCCTGCCAGTGCTGCGTCAGCAGGTGGCCGCCAAGATCGCCCGCAGTTATGGCGCGACGGTCAATGCCGACAGTGAAGTGACCATCACCCCTGGCGCCACCGAAGCAATTTTCTGCGCGATCCAGGCGGTGATTCGCCATGGCGATGAAGTCATCGTGTTCGACCCCTGCTACGACAGCTACGAGCCCTCAGTGGAACTGGCCGGTGGGCGTTGCGTGCATGTGCAACTGAGCCTGGACGGCTTTGCCCTCGACTTCGAGAAGGTCAAGGCGGCGCTGTCACCGCGCACGCGCATGATCATCCTCAACTCCCCCCATAACCCCACCGGCGCGCTGATCAGCCGCGCCGAGCTGGACCAATTGGCCGAACTGATCCGCGACCGTGATATCTACCTGGTCAGCGACGAAGTCTACGAACACCTGGTATTCGACGGCGTGCCGCACGTCAGCGTGCTGGCCCATGAAGAGCTGTACCGGCGCGCCTTCGTGGTCAGCTCCTTCGGCAAGACCTATCACGTCACCGGCTGGAAAACCGGCTACGTGGTCGCGCCGCCGGCCCTCACCGCAGAACTGCGCAAGGTGCATCAATACGTCAATTTCTGCGGCGTAACCCCGCTGCAGCACGCGCTGGCCGACTTCATGGCCGAACACCCGGAGCACGTCGAGGCGCTGCCAGCGTTCTACCAGGCCAAGCGCGATCTGTTCTGCGATTTGCTGGCGCCGTCCCGTTTCAGCTTTACCCGCGTGACCGGCACCTACTTCCAGTTGGTGGATTACTCCCGGATCCGTCCGGACCTGGACGACGTCGCCATGTCCCTCTGGATGACCCGCGAACACGGCGTGGCCACCATTCCAGTCTCGGTGTTCTACCAGACCCCACCCCAAGGCCAGCGCCTGGTGCGCCTGTGCTTTGCCAAACGCGAGGAAACGCTGCAACAAGCGGCGGAAAAACTATGCGTGATCTGA
- a CDS encoding amidohydrolase has translation MRDLSALPNLNIALVQTSLAWHDRQANLEHFELLLEQARGADLIVLPEMFTTGFSMASATLAEPENGPTHRWLQAQAAKYGAVITGSVIIQAADGSHRNRLLWARPEGEVLHYDKRHLFRMAGEHDHYTPGERQVQFELKGWRIRPLICYDLRFPVWSRDAQDTDLLLYTANWPGARRLHWNRLLPARAIENLCYVAAVNRVGTDGKGFAYTGDSQVLDFQGETLLSAGEADGVFQVNLDAAELAAYRTKFPANLDADSFQFV, from the coding sequence ATGCGTGATCTGAGTGCACTGCCGAACCTGAATATCGCCCTGGTCCAGACCAGCCTGGCCTGGCATGACCGCCAAGCCAACCTTGAACACTTCGAGCTGCTGCTTGAGCAAGCCAGAGGCGCCGACCTGATTGTACTGCCGGAGATGTTCACCACCGGTTTCTCCATGGCGTCAGCCACCCTGGCCGAGCCGGAGAACGGTCCGACCCACCGCTGGCTCCAGGCCCAGGCAGCGAAGTACGGCGCCGTGATCACCGGCAGTGTGATTATCCAGGCCGCCGACGGCAGCCATCGCAATCGCCTGCTGTGGGCACGGCCGGAGGGTGAAGTGTTGCATTACGACAAGCGCCACCTGTTCCGCATGGCCGGCGAGCACGACCACTACACCCCTGGCGAACGCCAAGTGCAGTTCGAATTGAAGGGGTGGCGCATTCGCCCATTGATTTGCTACGACCTGCGCTTCCCGGTGTGGAGTCGCGATGCCCAGGACACTGACTTGCTGCTGTACACCGCCAATTGGCCAGGTGCGCGTCGCCTGCATTGGAACCGATTGCTGCCGGCGCGGGCCATCGAGAACCTGTGCTATGTGGCGGCCGTTAACCGCGTGGGCACGGATGGGAAGGGATTTGCCTACACGGGGGACAGTCAGGTGCTGGACTTCCAGGGCGAGACCCTGCTCAGTGCGGGGGAAGCGGATGGGGTGTTCCAGGTGAACCTGGATGCGGCGGAATTGGCCGCGTATCGCACCAAGTTTCCGGCGAACCTGGATGCCGACAGCTTCCAGTTCGTCTGA
- the leuA gene encoding 2-isopropylmalate synthase, with protein MSMLKDPSSKYRAFPTIDIPDRTWPSKTITEAPIWCSSDLRDGNQSLIEPMDAVKKLRFWKTLVAVGVKEIEASFPAASQTDFDFVRTLIEDNHIPEDTTIQVLTQGREDLIARTFESLRGAKKAIVHLYNATSPSFRRIVFNQDKEGIKAIAVNAAKLFVKYAAQQPETQWTFEYSPETFSATELEFAKEVCDAVIEVWNPTPEHKMILNLPATVECATPNIYADQIEWFGRHINRRDSVIISLHTHNDRGTGVAATELGLMAGADRVEGCLFGNGERTGNVDLVTVALNMYTQGLDPQLDFSDIDGVRKVVEECNQIQVHPRHPYVGDLVHTAFSGSHQDAIRKGFSQQKDDALWEVPYLPIDPADIGRSYEAVIRVNSQSGKGGIAYLLEQEYDISLPRRMQIEFSQVVQAETDRVGLEMTAPQIYALLQREYLQANTPYALVSHRLQEENGNSFVEVEVSGKGQGETNLHWKGKGNGALEALVAGLPIGVEIMDYNEHAIGAGTHAKAAAYIELRVNGERPVHGVGIDENITTASFKALFSALNRSLSQQEAKAA; from the coding sequence ATGAGCATGCTCAAAGACCCGTCTTCGAAGTACCGCGCGTTCCCGACCATCGATATCCCGGACCGCACCTGGCCATCGAAGACCATCACCGAAGCGCCGATCTGGTGCAGTTCCGACCTGCGTGATGGTAACCAGTCGCTGATCGAGCCGATGGACGCCGTGAAAAAGCTGCGCTTCTGGAAGACCCTGGTCGCCGTTGGCGTGAAGGAAATCGAAGCCTCGTTCCCGGCAGCCTCGCAAACCGACTTTGACTTCGTGCGTACCCTGATCGAAGACAACCACATCCCCGAGGACACCACCATCCAGGTGCTGACCCAGGGCCGTGAAGACCTGATCGCACGCACATTCGAATCCCTGCGCGGCGCCAAAAAGGCCATCGTGCACCTGTACAACGCCACGTCGCCGTCCTTCCGCCGTATCGTGTTCAACCAGGACAAGGAAGGCATCAAGGCCATCGCAGTCAACGCGGCCAAGCTGTTCGTCAAATATGCCGCCCAACAGCCGGAAACCCAGTGGACCTTCGAATACTCCCCTGAGACCTTCAGCGCCACCGAGCTGGAGTTCGCCAAGGAAGTGTGCGATGCGGTGATCGAGGTGTGGAACCCGACGCCCGAGCACAAGATGATCCTCAACCTGCCGGCCACCGTGGAATGCGCCACGCCAAACATCTATGCCGACCAGATCGAGTGGTTCGGTCGTCATATCAACCGCCGTGACAGCGTGATCATCAGCCTGCACACCCACAACGACCGTGGCACCGGCGTGGCCGCCACCGAGCTGGGCCTGATGGCCGGCGCCGACCGTGTCGAAGGCTGCCTGTTCGGTAATGGCGAGCGCACCGGTAACGTCGACCTGGTGACCGTCGCGCTGAATATGTACACCCAGGGCCTTGACCCGCAGCTGGATTTCTCCGACATCGATGGCGTGCGCAAAGTCGTCGAGGAGTGCAACCAGATTCAGGTCCACCCGCGTCATCCATACGTCGGTGACCTGGTTCACACGGCGTTCTCCGGCTCGCACCAGGACGCCATCCGCAAGGGCTTCTCCCAGCAGAAAGACGATGCGCTGTGGGAAGTGCCGTACTTGCCGATCGACCCGGCCGACATTGGCCGCAGCTACGAAGCGGTAATTCGCGTGAACAGCCAGTCGGGCAAAGGCGGCATCGCCTACCTGCTGGAGCAGGAATACGACATCAGCTTGCCGCGCCGCATGCAGATCGAGTTCAGCCAAGTGGTACAGGCTGAAACCGACCGCGTCGGCCTGGAGATGACCGCACCGCAGATCTACGCCTTGCTGCAGCGTGAATACCTGCAAGCCAATACCCCGTACGCGTTGGTCAGCCATCGCCTGCAGGAAGAGAACGGCAACAGCTTTGTCGAGGTGGAAGTCTCGGGCAAGGGCCAGGGCGAAACCAACCTGCACTGGAAAGGTAAAGGCAACGGCGCGTTGGAAGCGCTGGTGGCGGGCCTGCCGATTGGCGTGGAGATCATGGACTACAACGAACATGCGATCGGTGCAGGCACCCACGCCAAGGCAGCGGCCTACATCGAACTGCGTGTAAACGGCGAGCGCCCGGTGCATGGCGTGGGTATTGATGAAAACATCACCACGGCCAGCTTCAAGGCGCTGTTCAGTGCGCTGAACCGCTCGTTGAGCCAGCAGGAAGCGAAGGCAGCGTAA
- a CDS encoding YfgM family protein, translating into MSSTDDEQLAEFKDWWQRNGKPLVTGGLLALVVVFGWQAWTKYQANQSQGASILYQQLLETTLTPDGKPDPAQVADLAGKLKNEFGGSTYAQYGSLFVAKVAVDTGKLDDAAAELKAIADKPTNPTLGEIARQRLAQVLAAQNKADEALKLLDGDADKAFVATREELKGDLLVQLGRTDEANAAYQKAKAALSDEAAVGGLQIKLDDLAKGDA; encoded by the coding sequence GTGTCGAGTACTGATGATGAGCAACTGGCCGAATTCAAGGACTGGTGGCAGCGTAACGGCAAGCCCCTGGTTACTGGTGGGCTGCTGGCTTTAGTGGTGGTGTTCGGCTGGCAAGCCTGGACCAAGTATCAGGCCAACCAGTCCCAAGGCGCCTCGATCCTCTATCAGCAACTGCTGGAAACCACCCTGACGCCGGACGGCAAGCCTGACCCGGCGCAGGTTGCCGACCTGGCCGGCAAGCTGAAGAACGAATTCGGTGGTAGCACCTACGCCCAATACGGCAGCCTGTTCGTCGCGAAAGTCGCGGTCGACACCGGCAAGCTGGATGACGCCGCCGCTGAGCTGAAGGCCATCGCCGACAAGCCGACCAACCCGACCCTGGGTGAAATCGCACGTCAGCGCCTGGCTCAGGTACTGGCGGCACAGAACAAGGCTGACGAAGCACTCAAACTGCTCGACGGCGATGCTGACAAGGCATTTGTAGCCACTCGCGAAGAGCTCAAGGGCGACCTGTTGGTCCAATTGGGTCGTACCGACGAAGCCAATGCTGCGTACCAAAAAGCCAAGGCGGCGCTGTCTGATGAAGCGGCGGTCGGTGGCTTACAAATCAAGCTGGACGACTTGGCCAAAGGGGATGCGTGA
- a CDS encoding M23 family metallopeptidase: protein MPRLFSLLMLFCLAFNAHADSYITRTLNKPVPGGVAVVELGPAAAAPKATYQGKPVLVVKEADNWLAIVGIPLTVKPGNERISSGGRNLPFIVGYKKYPEQRITLKNKSQVNPDPAQLKRIEAELAVQIKAYRSFSPNLPSNLVLDKPVNGPLSSKFGVRRFFNGEERNPHSGLDFAVPAGTPIKTPANGKVILVGNYFFNGNTVFVDHGQGFISMFCHMSKIDVKVGQQLARGAVVGKVGSTGRATGPHMHWNVSLNDARVDPAIFIGAFQP, encoded by the coding sequence ATGCCACGTCTCTTTAGCCTGCTGATGTTGTTTTGCCTCGCCTTCAACGCCCACGCCGACAGCTACATCACCCGCACCTTGAACAAACCGGTGCCGGGTGGCGTTGCCGTCGTCGAGCTGGGTCCCGCAGCGGCGGCCCCGAAAGCCACCTATCAGGGCAAGCCGGTGCTGGTGGTGAAAGAGGCCGACAACTGGCTGGCGATTGTCGGTATTCCGTTGACGGTCAAGCCAGGCAACGAACGCATCAGCAGCGGCGGTCGTAACCTGCCGTTTATCGTCGGTTACAAAAAGTACCCGGAACAACGCATTACCCTGAAAAACAAAAGCCAAGTGAACCCCGACCCGGCGCAACTCAAGCGCATCGAGGCCGAGCTGGCGGTGCAAATCAAGGCCTACCGCAGTTTCAGCCCGAACCTGCCGAGCAATCTGGTGCTGGACAAGCCGGTGAACGGGCCGCTGTCGAGCAAGTTTGGCGTGCGTCGCTTCTTCAACGGTGAAGAGCGCAACCCCCACTCGGGCCTGGACTTCGCCGTACCGGCCGGTACCCCGATCAAGACCCCGGCGAACGGTAAGGTGATTCTGGTCGGCAACTACTTCTTCAACGGCAACACCGTGTTCGTCGACCATGGCCAAGGCTTCATCAGCATGTTCTGCCACATGTCGAAGATCGACGTGAAAGTCGGCCAGCAACTGGCGCGCGGTGCCGTGGTGGGCAAGGTCGGTTCGACGGGCCGTGCGACCGGGCCGCACATGCACTGGAACGTCAGCCTGAACGACGCGAGGGTGGACCCGGCGATCTTTATCGGCGCGTTCCAACCCTGA
- the xseA gene encoding exodeoxyribonuclease VII large subunit, whose translation MIKDPFARLGLDREVLTVSQLNGRARVLLEDVFTNIWVEGEISNLARPASGHVYFTLKDSGAQVRCALFRNNAARVRQALKDGLAVKVRGKVSLFEGRGDYQLILDTVEPAGDGALRLAFDALKEKLSAEGLFSAERKVPLPAHPRRIGIISSPTGAVIRDIISVFRRRAPNIELTLIPTAVQGREAIPQIVRALKLADARGFDALILARGGGSLEDLWCFNEEAVARAVDACITPIVSAVGHETDVSISDFVADVRAPTPSAAAELLAPDASHLVRQVENLHRRLVMLMRNRLSHDRLRLEGMARRLRHPGERLRQQAQRLDDLDMRLRRAFERSLNTRRERLIRLETRLAGQHPGRQLALLRQRLDSLAERLPRAMREGLKARRLQLQSQVQTLHVVSPLATLGRGYSILLDERGQAIRNAAQTHTGQRLTARLGEGQLQVRVEDNHLTPVTLSLLD comes from the coding sequence ATGATTAAAGATCCTTTTGCCCGCCTGGGCCTGGACCGCGAAGTCCTGACTGTCAGCCAGCTCAACGGCCGCGCGCGGGTGTTGCTGGAAGACGTGTTCACCAATATCTGGGTCGAAGGCGAGATCTCCAACCTCGCTCGCCCGGCTTCCGGCCATGTGTACTTCACCCTCAAGGACAGCGGCGCGCAGGTGCGTTGCGCACTGTTTCGCAATAACGCCGCACGCGTGCGCCAAGCGCTGAAAGATGGCCTGGCAGTGAAAGTACGCGGCAAGGTCTCGCTGTTCGAAGGCCGTGGCGACTACCAGTTGATCCTCGATACCGTGGAGCCGGCCGGCGATGGGGCGTTGCGCCTGGCCTTCGATGCATTGAAGGAAAAGCTCAGCGCCGAAGGCCTGTTCAGCGCCGAGCGCAAAGTACCGCTGCCGGCGCACCCACGGCGCATTGGTATCATCAGCTCACCGACGGGCGCGGTGATCCGCGACATCATCAGCGTGTTCCGCCGTCGGGCGCCGAACATTGAACTGACACTGATCCCCACGGCCGTGCAAGGCCGCGAAGCAATCCCCCAGATCGTGCGCGCGTTGAAGCTGGCGGATGCGCGCGGCTTCGATGCGCTGATCCTGGCCCGCGGCGGCGGCTCCCTGGAAGACCTCTGGTGCTTCAACGAAGAAGCCGTGGCGCGTGCGGTGGATGCCTGCATCACACCGATCGTCAGTGCCGTCGGCCATGAAACCGATGTATCGATCAGTGACTTCGTGGCGGACGTACGCGCCCCTACCCCCTCTGCCGCGGCCGAATTGCTTGCGCCAGATGCCAGCCACCTGGTGCGCCAGGTCGAAAACCTGCACCGCCGCCTGGTGATGCTGATGCGCAACCGCCTGAGCCACGACCGCCTGCGCCTGGAAGGCATGGCCCGGCGCTTGCGTCATCCCGGTGAACGCCTGCGCCAACAGGCCCAGCGCCTGGATGACCTGGACATGCGCTTGCGCCGCGCATTCGAGCGCAGCCTCAACACTCGGCGCGAACGCCTGATCCGTCTCGAAACCCGCCTGGCCGGCCAACACCCGGGGCGCCAGCTCGCCCTGCTACGTCAACGCCTGGACAGCCTCGCCGAACGCCTGCCCCGGGCCATGCGCGAAGGCCTCAAGGCGCGGCGCCTGCAGTTGCAAAGCCAGGTGCAGACGCTCCACGTGGTCAGCCCGCTGGCAACCCTGGGCCGTGGCTACAGCATCTTGCTGGACGAGCGCGGCCAGGCGATTCGAAACGCCGCACAGACCCACACCGGCCAGCGCCTGACCGCGCGCCTCGGTGAAGGCCAATTGCAAGTGCGGGTGGAAGACAACCACCTGACACCCGTCACCCTTTCGTTATTGGATTGA
- the bamB gene encoding outer membrane protein assembly factor BamB, translating into MRDVIRWKHAALLALAVLAAGCSSNSKKELPPAELTSFKEEVVLQKQWSRSIGDGQGETYNMLVPAIDGDNIVAADVTGVVISMDRMNGDVKWKKDLELPVSGAVGVGYGMVMLGTLKGEVVALDSSTGEEKWRARVTSEVLAPPATNGDIVVVQTQDDRVIGLDASTGEQRWLYDSTPAVLTLRGTSGPIVTNNLAVAGLSTGKVVALDTQNGVPAWETRVAIPQGRSELDRVVDIDGGLLLSGETLYVATYQGRVAALDLQSGRVNWQRDASSYAGVAQGFGSVYVSLASGTVESVDERSTTALWSNDSLARRQLSAPEVFSSYVAVGDFEGYLHLLSQVDGRFVGRERIDSDGLRARPLVVGNMLYVYGNSGKLEALTIK; encoded by the coding sequence ATGCGTGACGTGATCCGTTGGAAACATGCAGCATTGCTGGCTCTGGCCGTTCTGGCCGCGGGTTGCAGCAGCAACAGTAAAAAAGAACTGCCGCCTGCGGAGCTCACCAGCTTCAAGGAAGAAGTGGTCCTGCAAAAGCAGTGGAGCCGCTCCATCGGTGATGGCCAGGGTGAAACCTACAACATGTTGGTGCCGGCAATCGACGGTGACAACATTGTGGCGGCTGACGTGACCGGCGTGGTGATCTCCATGGATCGCATGAACGGCGACGTCAAGTGGAAGAAAGACCTCGAATTGCCTGTCTCCGGCGCCGTAGGCGTGGGTTACGGCATGGTCATGCTCGGCACGCTGAAAGGCGAAGTCGTGGCCCTGGATTCGAGCACCGGTGAAGAAAAATGGCGCGCTCGCGTGACCAGTGAAGTCCTCGCACCGCCTGCCACCAATGGCGATATCGTCGTGGTGCAAACCCAGGACGACCGTGTGATCGGCCTCGACGCCAGCACTGGCGAACAGCGCTGGTTGTACGACAGCACCCCTGCGGTGCTGACGCTGCGCGGTACCAGTGGTCCGATTGTGACCAACAATCTGGCCGTTGCAGGCCTGTCGACCGGTAAAGTGGTCGCCCTGGATACCCAGAACGGCGTGCCGGCCTGGGAAACCCGTGTGGCCATTCCTCAAGGTCGTTCCGAGCTGGACCGCGTAGTGGACATCGACGGTGGCTTGCTGCTGTCCGGTGAAACCCTCTACGTCGCCACTTACCAGGGCCGTGTCGCGGCGCTGGACCTGCAGAGCGGTCGTGTGAACTGGCAGCGTGATGCTTCCAGCTACGCCGGTGTCGCCCAAGGGTTTGGCAGCGTCTACGTAAGCCTGGCGTCCGGCACCGTTGAAAGTGTCGACGAGCGTTCCACCACTGCACTGTGGAGCAACGACTCCCTGGCTCGCCGCCAACTGTCGGCACCAGAAGTATTCTCCAGCTACGTGGCGGTCGGTGATTTCGAAGGCTACCTGCACCTGCTGAGCCAGGTGGATGGTCGCTTCGTAGGTCGTGAGCGTATCGACAGCGACGGCCTGCGTGCGCGTCCGCTGGTGGTGGGTAACATGCTTTATGTGTATGGCAACAGCGGCAAGCTGGAAGCCCTGACCATCAAGTAA
- the der gene encoding ribosome biogenesis GTPase Der codes for MVPVIALVGRPNVGKSTLFNRLTRTRDAIVGDLSGLTRDRQYGEAKWQGRSYIIVDTGGISGDEHGMDEKMAEQSLLAIEEADVVLFLVDARAGYTAADQMIGEHLRKRNKRSYLVANKIDNIDPEQARAEFSPMGLGDAIPIAGAHGRGITQMLEIALRDFPKDDVEEEEGEEEIVAEGEEAKRIPGPSEKDGIKIAIIGRPNVGKSTLVNRMLGEDRVIVYDQPGTTRDSIYIPFERNDEKYTLIDTAGVRKRGKIHEEVEKFSVVKTLQAIKDANVVIFVMDAREGVVDHDLNLLGFALEAGRALVIAINKWDGMTPSERDFVKIELQRRLFFVEFADIHFISALHGTGVGNLYASVQNSFKSAVTRWPTNRLTQILEDAVGEHAPPMVNNRRIKLRYAHLGGANPPIIVIHGNQIEKVPKSYVRYLENTYRRVLKLVGTPIRIEFKGGENPYEGNKNTLTDRQVNKKRRLMTHHKKADKKRRDKR; via the coding sequence ATGGTTCCCGTAATCGCCCTGGTGGGCCGACCTAACGTCGGCAAGTCCACCTTGTTCAACCGCCTGACCAGGACTCGTGACGCCATCGTCGGCGACTTGTCCGGTCTGACCCGTGATCGCCAATACGGTGAGGCAAAGTGGCAAGGGCGCTCCTACATTATTGTCGACACCGGTGGTATCTCCGGTGACGAGCATGGCATGGACGAAAAAATGGCCGAGCAGTCGCTGCTGGCCATTGAAGAAGCCGATGTCGTGTTGTTCCTGGTGGACGCCCGTGCGGGCTACACCGCTGCCGACCAGATGATTGGCGAGCACCTGCGCAAGCGCAACAAGCGTTCCTATCTGGTCGCCAACAAGATCGACAACATCGATCCTGAGCAGGCCCGTGCCGAATTCAGCCCGATGGGCCTGGGCGACGCGATTCCAATCGCCGGTGCCCACGGTCGCGGTATCACCCAGATGCTGGAAATCGCCCTGCGCGACTTCCCCAAGGATGACGTCGAGGAAGAAGAGGGCGAGGAAGAGATCGTCGCCGAAGGTGAGGAAGCCAAGCGCATTCCTGGCCCGAGTGAAAAAGACGGCATCAAGATCGCCATCATCGGCCGCCCTAACGTTGGCAAGTCGACCCTGGTCAACCGCATGCTCGGTGAAGACCGGGTTATCGTGTACGACCAGCCCGGCACCACTCGCGACAGCATCTACATCCCGTTCGAACGTAACGACGAGAAGTACACGCTGATCGACACCGCCGGTGTGCGCAAGCGCGGCAAGATCCACGAGGAAGTTGAAAAGTTCTCCGTGGTGAAAACCCTGCAGGCGATCAAAGACGCCAACGTGGTGATCTTTGTGATGGACGCCCGCGAAGGCGTGGTAGACCACGACCTCAACCTGCTGGGCTTTGCCCTTGAAGCCGGTCGTGCCTTGGTGATCGCGATCAACAAGTGGGACGGCATGACGCCAAGCGAGCGCGACTTCGTCAAGATCGAGCTGCAGCGTCGCTTGTTCTTCGTCGAGTTCGCCGATATCCACTTCATCTCGGCACTGCACGGCACCGGCGTGGGCAACCTCTACGCTTCCGTCCAGAACTCGTTCAAGTCCGCGGTCACCCGCTGGCCGACCAACCGCCTCACCCAGATCCTGGAAGACGCCGTTGGCGAGCACGCGCCGCCGATGGTCAACAACCGCCGGATCAAACTGCGTTACGCCCACTTGGGTGGTGCCAACCCGCCGATTATCGTGATCCACGGTAACCAGATCGAGAAGGTGCCTAAGTCCTATGTGCGTTATCTGGAAAACACTTACCGCCGTGTCTTGAAACTGGTCGGTACGCCGATCCGTATCGAGTTCAAGGGTGGCGAGAACCCGTACGAAGGCAACAAGAACACACTGACTGACCGTCAGGTGAACAAGAAGCGTCGCTTGATGACTCACCACAAGAAGGCCGACAAGAAGCGCCGGGATAAAAGGTAG
- the hisS gene encoding histidine--tRNA ligase, giving the protein MSKSLQAIRGMNDILPEQTPLWRYFEGTVARLLDNYGYKQIRMPIVEFTELFKRSIGEVTDIVEKEMYTFEDRNGDSLTLRPEGTAACVRAVLEHGLTGGGQPQKLWYIGPMFRHERPQKGRYRQFHQIGLEVFNLDGPDIDAELIVLTWRLWGQLGIRDAVKLELNSLGTSESRGRYRVALVEYLSAHLDKLDEDSQRRLKTNPLRVLDTKNADTQAVLVNAPKMADYLDDESRTHFEGLKARLDAAGIPYVINPKLVRGLDYYSKTVFEWVTDKLGAQGTVCAGGRYDGLVEQMGGKPTTGVGFAMGIERLILLLETLGQVPEEIYRQVDVYLCAFGEAAELAALALSEKVRDQLPNLRLQINAGAGSFKSQFKKADKSGALYALILGEDELAQQVIGFKPLRGQGEQQNIAFDALAAHLATCVVQG; this is encoded by the coding sequence GTGAGCAAGTCTCTGCAAGCCATTCGTGGCATGAACGACATCCTGCCGGAGCAGACGCCGCTGTGGCGCTATTTCGAAGGCACTGTCGCGCGCCTGCTGGATAACTACGGTTACAAGCAGATCCGCATGCCGATCGTCGAGTTCACCGAGCTGTTCAAGCGCTCCATCGGTGAAGTGACCGACATCGTCGAAAAAGAGATGTACACCTTTGAAGACCGCAACGGCGACTCCCTGACCCTGCGTCCGGAAGGCACTGCCGCGTGCGTGCGTGCCGTGCTCGAGCATGGCCTCACCGGTGGCGGCCAGCCGCAGAAGCTGTGGTACATCGGCCCGATGTTCCGCCACGAGCGCCCGCAGAAGGGTCGCTATCGCCAGTTCCACCAGATCGGCCTGGAGGTGTTCAACCTCGACGGCCCGGACATCGACGCCGAGCTGATCGTGCTGACCTGGCGCCTGTGGGGCCAACTGGGCATCCGCGACGCGGTCAAGCTTGAACTCAACAGCCTGGGCACCAGCGAATCCCGGGGCCGCTACCGCGTTGCCCTGGTCGAGTACCTGTCCGCCCACCTGGACAAGCTGGACGAAGACAGCCAGCGCCGTCTGAAGACCAACCCATTGCGCGTCCTCGATACCAAGAACGCCGACACCCAGGCCGTGCTGGTCAACGCGCCAAAAATGGCCGATTACCTGGACGACGAATCCCGTACGCACTTCGAGGGCCTCAAGGCGCGTCTGGATGCGGCCGGTATTCCGTACGTGATCAACCCGAAACTCGTGCGTGGCCTCGACTACTACAGCAAGACCGTGTTCGAGTGGGTCACCGACAAACTTGGCGCCCAAGGCACCGTGTGTGCCGGTGGCCGCTACGACGGCCTGGTCGAGCAGATGGGCGGCAAGCCGACCACGGGCGTGGGTTTTGCCATGGGCATCGAGCGGCTGATCCTGCTGCTCGAAACCCTTGGGCAGGTCCCGGAAGAAATTTACCGTCAGGTGGACGTGTACCTGTGCGCCTTTGGCGAGGCCGCCGAACTGGCTGCCCTGGCCCTGAGCGAAAAAGTCCGCGACCAACTGCCGAACCTGCGCCTGCAGATCAATGCCGGCGCCGGCAGCTTCAAGAGCCAGTTCAAGAAGGCCGACAAGAGCGGTGCGCTTTATGCACTGATCCTCGGCGAAGACGAACTGGCCCAGCAAGTGATAGGTTTCAAACCCCTGCGTGGCCAGGGTGAGCAACAGAACATTGCCTTTGATGCGCTCGCTGCGCACTTGGCCACCTGCGTCGTGCAGGGTTGA